The following coding sequences are from one Danio rerio strain Tuebingen ecotype United States chromosome 21, GRCz12tu, whole genome shotgun sequence window:
- the atp2a2b gene encoding sarcoplasmic/endoplasmic reticulum calcium ATPase 2b isoform X2, with protein MLFSGTNIAAGKAVGVVVATGVNTEIGKIRDEMASTEQERTPLQQKLDEFGQQLSKVISLICIAVWIINIGHFNDPVHGGSWVRGAVYYFKIAVALAVAAIPEGLPAVITTCLALGTRRMAKKNAIVRSLPSVETLGCTSVICSDKTGTLTTNQMSVCRMFIVDQANGNTCFLKEFSISGSTYAPDGQVCHEGKPVQCSKFDALVEMASICALCNDSSLDYNEAKGVYEKVGEATETALTCLVEKMNVFDTELKGLSKVERANACNSVIKQLMKKEFTLEFSRDRKSMSVYCTPNKARSSMGKMFVKGAPEGVIDRCTHIRVGGNKVPMTPGIKEKIMSVIREYGTGRDTLRCLALATRDNPLSKESLVLEDSTRFVEYETDLTFVGCVGMLDPPRAEVAASIKLCRQAGIRVIMITGDNKGTAVAICRRIGIFGENDDVSRMAYTGREFDDLSAAAQREAVLTARCFARVEPSHKSKIVEFLQSYDEITAMTGDGVNDAPALKKAEIGIAMGSGTAVAKTASEMVLADDNFSTIVAAVEEGRAIYNNMKQFIRYLISSNVGEVVCIFLTAALGFPEALIPVQLLWVNLVTDGLPATALGFNPPDLDIMSKPPRNAREPLISGWLFFRYLAIGCYVGAATVGAAAWWFIAAEDGPRVTFYQLSHFLQCAPDNPEFEGLQCEIFGSPYPMTMALSVLVTIEMCNALNSVSENQSLLHMPPWENVWLLGAICLSMSLHFLILYVEPLPMIFQITPLNVTQWLMVLKISLPVILLDEVLKFAARNYLDKPKDLDNPKGKACSLSACTEGISWPFVALSLPLVLWIYSTDTNVAELFWS; from the exons ATGCTCTTCTCT GGTACCAATATTGCTGCAGGCAAAGCAGTGGGAGTAGTGGTCGCCACAGGTGTAAACACTGAAATCGGTAAAATCCGTGATGAAATGGCATCCACCGAGCAGGAGCGCACACCCCTACAGCAGAAACTGGACGAGTTTGGTCAGCAGCTCTCCAAAGTCATCTCCCTCATCTGCATCGCAGTGTGGATCATCAACATCGGACACTTCAATGACCCTGTTCATGGCGGCTCCTGGGTCCGTGGGGCTGTTTACTATTTCAAGATCGCAGTTGCGCTGGCTGTGGCCGCCATCCCTGAAGGCCTGCCTGCCGTCATCACCACCTGCCTGGCTCTGGGTACTCGGCGTATGGCGAAGAAGAATGCCATCGTTCGTTCTCTGCCCTCAGTGGAGACTCTGGGCTGCACCTCTGTCATCTGCTCCGACAAAACCGGCACTCTTACCACCAACCAGATGTCTGTTTGCAGG atgTTCATTGTTGATCAGGCCAATGGAAACACCTGCTTTCTGAAAGAGTTCAGCATCAGTGGCTCCACATATGCACCTGATGGACAAGT GTGTCATGAGGGTAAACCAGTGCAATGCTCCAAGTTTGATGCTCTGGTTGAAATGGCCTCAATCTGTGCTCTGTGTAATGACTCTTCTCTGGATTACAATGAG GCCAAAGGTGTGTATGAGAAGGTGGGAGAAGCTACAGAAACCGCCCTCACATGTTTGGTGGAGAAAATGAACGTGTTCGACACCGAGCTTAAGGGTCTTTCCAAGGTCGAGAGGGCGAATGCATGCAACTCA GTCATCAAGCAGCTGATGAAGAAGGAATTCACTCTGGAGTTTTCCAGAGACAGGAAGTCCATGTCTGTTTACTGCACTCCCAACAAAGCTCGCTCCTCCATGGGCAAGATGTTTGTTAAG GGGGCTCCAGAGGGAGTAATTGACAGATGCACACACATCCGTGTTGGAGGAAATAAAGTCCCAATGACGCCGGGAATTAAAGAGAAGATCATGTCTGTGATCCGTGAGTATGGCACTGGGCGAGACACACTACGCTGTTTGGCTCTGGCCACCCGAGACAATCCCTTGAGTAAAGAGAGCCTGGTGCTGGAGGACTCCACCCGATTCGTTGAGTATGAG ACGGACCTGACTTTTGTGGGCTGTGTTGGCATGTTGGATCCGCCCAGAGCAGAGGTCGCAGCTTCCATCAAACTCTGTCGTCAAGCAGGAATCCGAGTCATCATGATCACCGGTGACAACAAGGGTACAGCGGTCGCCATCTGCAGGCGCATCGGCATCTTTGGAGAGAACGATGATGTTTCCCGCATGGCTTACACTGGCCGAGAGTTTGACGATCTGTCTGCTGCTGCCCAGCGTGAGGCGGTGCTCACTGCCCGTTGCTTCGCCCGTGTCGAGCCATCCCACAAATCCAAGATCGTGGAGTTCCTGCAGTCTTATGACGAAATCACTGCCATG ACTGGTGATGGTGTGAACGATGCTCCTGCTCTCAAAAAGGCTGAGATTGGCATTGCTATGGGCTCGGGCACTGCGGTGGCCAAGACTGCTTCTGAAATGGTGCTCGCAGATGATAACTTTTCTACCATCGTGGCCGCTGTGGAAGAGGGTCGTGCCATTTACAACAACATGAAACAGTTCATCCGCTACCTCATCTCCTCAAATGTCGGCGAGGTGGTCTG TATTTTCTTAACGGCGGCTCTGGGCTTCCCCGAGGCTCTGATTCCAGTTCAGCTGCTGTGGGTGAATCTGGTGACCGATGGCCTGCCAGCCACTGCACTGGGCTTCAATCCACCGGACCTGGACATCATGAGCAAACCCCCTCGTAATGCCAGAGAGCCATTAATCTCCGGCTGGCTCTTCTTCAGATACCTTGCTATTGGCT GTTATGTGGGTGCTGCTACTGTAGGTGCTGCTGCGTGGTGGTTCATTGCTGCTGAAGATGGGCCCAGAGTCACCTTTTATCAACTG AGCCACTTCCTTCAATGTGCACCAGATAACCCAGAGTTTGAGGGCCTGCAATGTGAAATCTTTGGGTCTCCTTATCCTATGACCATGGCTTTGTCTGTACTGGTTACCATTGAGATGTGCAATGCCCTCAACAG TGTTTCGGAGAACCAGTCACTGCTTCACATGCCCCCATGGGAGAATGTGTGGCTGTTAGGAGCCATCTGCCTCTCCATGTCCCTCCATTTCCTCATTCTTTATGTGGAGCCCCTGCCG ATGATCTTCCAGATCACCCCACTCAACGTGACCCAGTGGCTTATGGTGTTGAAGATTTCCCTGCCCGTCATCTTGCTGGACGAAGTCCTCAAGTTTGCGGCCAGAAATTACCTGGACAAGCCCAAAGACCTGGACAATCCCAAGGGCAAGGCCTGCTCGCTCAGTGCCTGCACAGAGGGCATTTCCTGGCCTTTCGTTGCTCTCTCACTCCCCCTGGTGTTGTGGATCTACAGCACTGACACTAACGTGGCCGAACTGTTCTGGTCTTGA